In Polaribacter sp. Hel_I_88, the following proteins share a genomic window:
- a CDS encoding PspC domain-containing protein — protein MNKTININLGGFFFHIDEVAYQKLRRYLESISRSLSDDPQGKNEIIADIEARISELLSEKITDVRQVVNEGDIDDIIKIMGQPEDYADAEEAYSDASYSYQRNTASSRKLFRDGDDKFLGGVCSGIGHYFNIDVIWIRILFIVLFASGFSPLAYIILWILLPEAKTTAEKLQMEGEPVNIDNIEKKIREEFNNMSENVTVFANKASEKIKDGANEFSDKMNKTFSAKTKKNNGASDFVDTIGKIILAIFKVIGKFIGIIIIFVSAAVILSLIIGGFSIGSLEWLNVDGLEYPPFFYEAKLPVWLLTLAGLFLIGIPFLILFILGLRILSSNVQKLSKPASLSLLGIWIVSLLALIFTGLDFGTSHANYGQSSTKNSLNLIANDTLQIKMVNDDTIYFKPTLRRSSRKEEVEIDGEKMVYTNNIRVDVRKSSSDESYLIVQKESKGKSKSSASLNSEKIRYKFKIVDNTIILDAYFLSDFKNIWKDEEVNLIFYIPENVFVYFDVTTKYFLSNIDNEEDIYDKEMVDHHFKMTSKNLTCTDCEVKDDEKVIEIKQETEPEKED, from the coding sequence ATGAATAAGACTATCAACATAAATTTAGGCGGATTTTTCTTTCATATAGATGAAGTTGCCTATCAGAAATTAAGAAGATATTTAGAATCTATTTCTAGATCTTTGAGCGACGATCCTCAAGGAAAAAATGAAATTATTGCAGATATTGAAGCACGAATTAGCGAGCTTTTATCAGAAAAAATAACGGATGTAAGACAGGTTGTTAACGAAGGTGATATTGATGATATTATTAAGATAATGGGGCAACCAGAAGATTATGCAGATGCTGAAGAGGCTTATAGCGATGCTAGTTATTCTTATCAAAGAAATACAGCTTCTAGCAGAAAATTATTTAGAGATGGAGATGACAAATTTTTGGGTGGTGTTTGTTCTGGTATTGGGCATTATTTTAATATTGATGTTATTTGGATACGTATTTTATTTATAGTTTTATTTGCCTCTGGTTTTTCTCCTTTAGCCTACATTATACTTTGGATTTTGTTGCCAGAAGCAAAAACAACCGCAGAAAAATTACAAATGGAAGGCGAACCTGTAAACATCGATAACATCGAAAAAAAGATTCGTGAAGAGTTTAATAATATGTCAGAAAACGTTACTGTATTTGCCAACAAAGCATCCGAAAAAATAAAAGATGGTGCAAATGAATTTTCTGATAAAATGAATAAAACGTTTTCAGCAAAGACAAAAAAAAATAACGGAGCAAGCGATTTTGTAGATACAATTGGTAAAATTATACTCGCTATTTTTAAAGTAATTGGCAAGTTTATTGGTATCATTATAATTTTTGTTTCTGCTGCTGTTATTTTATCTCTAATTATTGGAGGGTTTTCTATCGGAAGTTTAGAGTGGTTAAATGTAGATGGTTTGGAGTATCCACCTTTCTTTTACGAAGCTAAATTACCTGTTTGGCTGCTTACTTTAGCAGGACTATTTTTAATTGGAATTCCGTTTTTAATCTTATTTATTTTAGGATTAAGAATTTTATCTAGCAACGTACAAAAGTTAAGCAAACCTGCATCATTATCATTATTAGGTATTTGGATTGTTTCTCTTTTAGCACTAATTTTTACGGGATTAGATTTTGGAACATCGCATGCAAATTATGGGCAATCATCAACAAAAAATTCTTTGAACCTTATTGCCAATGATACTTTACAAATTAAAATGGTAAATGATGATACTATTTATTTCAAACCCACTTTAAGAAGAAGTTCTCGAAAAGAAGAAGTAGAAATTGATGGCGAAAAAATGGTGTATACGAATAATATAAGAGTTGATGTTAGAAAAAGTTCTTCTGATGAAAGTTACTTAATTGTTCAAAAAGAATCAAAAGGAAAAAGTAAAAGTAGCGCAAGTTTAAATTCAGAAAAAATTAGATACAAATTTAAAATTGTAGATAATACTATTATTTTAGATGCTTACTTTTTATCTGATTTTAAAAATATCTGGAAAGATGAAGAAGTAAACCTAATCTTTTACATACCAGAAAATGTATTTGTTTATTTTGATGTAACCACAAAATACTTTTTATCAAACATTGATAATGAAGAGGATATTTATGATAAAGAAATGGTAGATCATCACTTTAAAATGACATCTAAAAACTTAACATGCACAGATTGTGAAGTTAAAGATGATGAAAAAGTCATTGAAATTAAACAAGAAACTGAACCTGAAAAAGAAGACTAA
- a CDS encoding L-histidine N(alpha)-methyltransferase, translated as MNNIFKKEVQQGLDSTPKKLPSKYFYDKIGDALFVKIMNSPEYYLTRCEFDIFKNKTHELINSFDIQKDSYFELIELGAGDGLKTKELLKVLVNENYNFDYFPIDISSNALSLLKENLKSEIPKLSIKTLQGDYFKVLDTLKTSKNPKIILFLGSNIGNMNDELASKFIYNLGDNLNSGDKLLLGVDLIKSEEIVGPAYNDSQGITAKFNMNLLDRINKELEANFNINQFKHHPEYNEEEGIAKSFIMSTADQSVEIKAIGKKYHFKKGEKIHTEISRKYNDDLIKKIISKTDFSLKTKILDSKAYFADYVLNRN; from the coding sequence ATGAACAATATATTTAAGAAAGAAGTTCAGCAAGGTTTAGATTCAACACCTAAAAAATTACCCTCAAAATATTTTTATGATAAAATAGGAGACGCACTTTTTGTTAAGATCATGAATTCACCTGAATATTATTTAACAAGATGTGAGTTTGATATTTTTAAAAACAAAACCCACGAGTTAATCAATTCGTTTGATATTCAAAAAGATTCTTATTTTGAGTTAATTGAATTAGGAGCTGGTGATGGCTTAAAAACCAAGGAATTACTAAAAGTTTTAGTTAATGAAAACTACAATTTTGACTATTTCCCTATCGATATTTCTTCGAATGCTTTATCACTTTTAAAAGAAAATTTAAAAAGTGAAATTCCCAAATTATCCATAAAAACACTACAAGGAGATTATTTTAAAGTTTTAGACACCTTAAAAACGAGTAAAAATCCTAAAATAATTTTGTTTTTAGGCTCCAATATAGGAAATATGAATGATGAATTAGCCTCAAAATTTATTTACAATTTAGGTGATAATCTTAATTCAGGAGATAAGTTATTGTTAGGTGTAGACTTGATAAAATCGGAAGAAATTGTGGGGCCAGCTTATAATGATAGTCAAGGAATTACTGCAAAATTCAACATGAACTTACTTGATAGAATTAACAAGGAATTAGAAGCTAATTTTAATATCAACCAATTTAAACATCACCCAGAATATAATGAGGAAGAAGGCATTGCAAAGAGCTTTATAATGAGTACAGCAGATCAATCAGTAGAAATTAAAGCCATTGGTAAAAAATATCACTTTAAAAAAGGAGAAAAAATTCACACTGAAATTTCAAGAAAATATAATGATGATTTGATAAAAAAAATTATTTCAAAGACCGATTTTAGTTTAAAAACTAAAATTTTGGATAGCAAAGCTTATTTTGCTGATTATGTTTTAAATAGAAACTAA
- the egtB gene encoding ergothioneine biosynthesis protein EgtB: MSLLHKYQLIRQKTIEFCSLLEIEDYAVQVVDFASPAKWHLAHTTWFFETFILKNHAKNYHEFDKNFNYLFNSYYNTVGERILQNNRGNMSRPSTSKILDYRKYVDAKMQEYLKDISDKKVTDLITLGLNHEQQHQELLITDVKYMLGHNPIFPSLDAAYNLVKDSNTDSKCIKIKAGVYDIGYQGTDFCYDNELGVHKVYVDDFEINNYFITNGEYIEFMNAGGYSDFNLWLDEGWSWVNNEQINSPLYWHKMNNKWHYYTLAGMQKVDENAILCHINYYEASAFAEWKGMRLPTEFEWEIASNNLDWGKRWEWTNSAYLAYPRFEKENGAVGEYNGKFMSNKMVLRGASVATSKNHSRNTYRNFFHTSDRWQFTGLRLVK, from the coding sequence ATGAGCTTATTACATAAATATCAGCTAATAAGACAAAAAACTATTGAGTTTTGCAGTCTTTTAGAAATAGAAGATTATGCAGTTCAGGTGGTTGATTTTGCAAGTCCTGCAAAATGGCATTTGGCACATACAACTTGGTTTTTTGAAACTTTTATTTTAAAAAATCATGCAAAAAATTACCACGAGTTCGATAAAAACTTCAACTATCTTTTTAATAGCTATTATAATACTGTTGGTGAAAGAATTTTACAAAACAACAGAGGTAATATGTCAAGACCCAGTACTAGTAAGATTTTAGATTATAGAAAATACGTAGATGCTAAAATGCAGGAATATTTAAAGGATATTTCTGATAAAAAAGTGACAGATTTAATTACACTTGGTTTAAATCATGAGCAACAACATCAAGAATTATTAATTACAGATGTGAAATATATGCTGGGACACAACCCTATTTTTCCAAGTTTAGATGCAGCTTATAATCTAGTAAAAGACAGCAATACAGACTCAAAATGTATAAAAATAAAAGCTGGAGTTTATGATATTGGCTATCAAGGAACCGATTTTTGTTACGATAATGAATTAGGAGTTCATAAAGTTTATGTTGATGATTTTGAAATAAATAATTACTTCATAACTAATGGAGAATATATAGAGTTTATGAATGCTGGTGGCTATTCAGATTTTAATCTTTGGTTAGATGAAGGTTGGAGTTGGGTAAATAATGAACAAATTAATTCGCCTTTATATTGGCATAAAATGAATAACAAATGGCATTATTACACGCTTGCAGGAATGCAAAAAGTAGATGAAAATGCAATACTTTGTCACATTAATTATTATGAAGCTAGTGCTTTTGCAGAATGGAAAGGAATGCGTTTGCCAACCGAATTTGAATGGGAAATTGCTTCCAACAATTTAGATTGGGGAAAACGTTGGGAATGGACAAACAGTGCTTATTTGGCATATCCAAGATTCGAAAAAGAAAATGGCGCTGTTGGCGAATATAATGGCAAATTTATGAGCAATAAAATGGTTTTAAGAGGTGCTTCTGTAGCAACTTCTAAAAATCATAGTAGAAACACGTATCGTAACTTTTTTCACACTTCTGATAGGTGGCAATTTACAGGTTTAAGATTAGTAAAATAA
- a CDS encoding DUF4440 domain-containing protein: protein MNSLLASFKESAFYKLVIAISVFLFSLISTAQVDKNSEIYKVLKANDSIIFDRAFNNCEVDKLELIIAEDIEFYHDIVGVQNREEFINAVKNNICTNPGTFTRKLVENSLEVHQLKNNGKVYGAIQNGKHDFYVKENNKNSQNRHCTIYTSLDFR, encoded by the coding sequence ATGAATTCACTTTTAGCATCCTTTAAAGAATCTGCTTTTTACAAATTAGTAATTGCTATAAGTGTATTTCTTTTTAGTTTGATAAGCACTGCACAAGTTGATAAAAATTCTGAAATTTATAAAGTATTAAAAGCGAATGACAGTATTATTTTTGATAGAGCTTTTAACAATTGTGAGGTTGATAAATTAGAACTGATTATCGCTGAAGATATTGAGTTTTATCATGATATTGTTGGTGTTCAAAATAGAGAAGAGTTTATAAATGCTGTTAAAAACAACATTTGTACAAACCCTGGAACTTTTACAAGAAAGTTAGTTGAAAACTCTTTAGAAGTGCATCAACTTAAAAACAATGGAAAAGTTTATGGTGCAATTCAAAATGGCAAACACGATTTTTACGTTAAAGAAAATAATAAAAATTCGCAAAACAGGCACTGCACAATTTACACATCTTTGGATTTTAGATAA
- a CDS encoding head GIN domain-containing protein → MKTSIKTFFSVLFLATILSSCNANMFNSVNGNKNVITENRSAKADFTKITISTGLDLYITQGSKNEIIVEADENLHDIIFTEINEGVLKIYSEKNIWRAEAKKIHVTVTNLDAITATSGADVYAEEMIKTEMMAVIATSGADIRLSLDADSVSTAATSGAGIKISGIANNHTATATSGASINGYDLESKNATVKVTSGADINIYASENIDAVATSGGDIDFKGNPKKVKKTSTSGGSISAK, encoded by the coding sequence ATGAAAACATCAATCAAAACATTTTTTTCAGTACTATTTTTAGCAACAATTTTAAGTTCTTGTAACGCAAATATGTTTAATAGCGTTAACGGAAATAAAAATGTAATTACAGAAAACAGAAGTGCTAAAGCAGATTTTACAAAAATAACCATTAGCACAGGTTTAGATTTGTACATAACTCAAGGTTCTAAAAATGAAATTATTGTAGAAGCTGATGAAAATCTGCACGATATTATTTTTACAGAAATTAACGAAGGTGTTTTAAAAATTTATTCGGAAAAGAATATCTGGAGAGCAGAAGCTAAAAAGATTCATGTTACTGTAACAAATTTAGACGCAATTACTGCTACAAGTGGTGCAGATGTGTATGCTGAAGAAATGATAAAAACAGAAATGATGGCTGTTATTGCTACAAGTGGTGCAGATATTAGACTTTCTTTAGATGCTGATTCTGTAAGCACTGCAGCTACAAGTGGTGCTGGGATTAAAATTTCAGGAATTGCAAACAATCACACAGCTACTGCAACAAGTGGTGCTTCTATTAACGGATATGACTTAGAGAGTAAAAATGCGACTGTTAAGGTTACAAGTGGTGCAGATATTAACATTTATGCTTCAGAAAATATAGATGCAGTTGCTACAAGTGGTGGAGATATCGATTTTAAAGGAAACCCAAAAAAGGTAAAAAAGACATCAACTTCTGGTGGAAGTATTTCTGCTAAATAA